CCTGGTTACAATAATAGCACTTTAATTTACATTCATCCATTATCGTGATTGTTGTGTGGTGTCCCTTTGTGCTGAAGGTTGGGTTTGTCTCTTATTGAAGCATATGTAGTTTCCAGTTGTCGGTGGACTGTGGGCATCACATATACTTTTTGCTGGTTATTGAGGTAGTTTTTGCCAGTGGTTGGACTTTAAGGGGTTATCTTGGCAGAGACCAAATTGGTTTCAGCCTTGATTTACCCCATAAGTTGTCTACTTTGAGGAAAGGAGGTTACATCTTTCGCTTTATCATCAGGTAAATGAGTGCTTTGAATGCTtgaagttttcttcttcttttgcatTTGAAAAAGATGACTTATTTTGCCTGTAAGGCTGTAATAGACACATTTAACAGACGTGGATGCTGGGTGTTTTAGCATTGAAATTGTACTTGACTCTGCCAACTGTTTGTGGTGGGGCGAGGACAGTTTTGTCGTCGCCTGTGTTTCGTGATGTCTACTATTAGTAGCTCTTAAGATCCCTTCTAGAAGTTGTAGGCTGGATTGCATGCGACAGTGTTCTACCAAGTTCATTTGGTTAATTTAGTTTCATCTTGCTCCTGTTCTATCATGTCAACCTTGAGTCTGCTCGTGCGTTGCTCAAATTTTTGGAGACAGGAACCATGTTCTGACTAACATGGATGTTCATCATGAAATGTTGGCTTCTTGGTGTTTGTTTATGCAGAAGTCGCAATCTGTACACGATATAAACATTTGCCTGATGCCAAAAGATGAATATGAAAGttatgtttccttttttttttttttttaggaaaaataattttgtacATAATCCAAAAATTTCCCAGCACGTACATCAGCCGTTGTGGAAACGGTACTATGGTTTTCTTGCCAACCAAGGGAAAATTTTGGCAACCAAAGGCGAAAAATCGTTCGAGCACCCAAGTCCAATTTATTAGAATGTTGAATCTCCAATTCATTAGAATGTGGTAGAGATGTTCATTAATAAAATTCCGACATATGATTGTttgcccccccaaaaaaaaaaaagtaaaatattcAAAGTTAGCGGTAGGAAGTTCTAAGCCAATTACCTACTTCAATTTTGGTCAAGTTTTGCAGCAAAGCCAGAAGATATTTAAAGAGAGACCTAATTGCTGCCCATTTTAGGATATCCTGGAGCtcccaaagaagaaaaatagggTGACAGGGCTGGAGTCAACCTCAAGCAAACATTGAAGCCTCCCCCGAAGGCTCAAGTAAAAAGTCACTATTCCAGTGATTGCAAAGAAACTAGTACTGGCACATGAGCTACAAGCCCCGTGTTAAGTTGTCGGATGGCCTACGGGCAGCTATTCCTACCAGACATCGGCGTCTGAAAAGTTGTAGAACGACCAACTGCATTATGGGCCAACAACTATGCAGTGCAAAAAATTTTCAAGCTACTTCAATAACAGAAGACCAAGATACAAATCAGGATCAATGAACTAGTAAAATGAATTCAGGTCCTATCTACAAATCCTAGCGTTCATGCAATTAAGGTCAATGAGCCCCAAATTCACTTaagaaaccaagaaaagaaaaagggtagtCTGATCAACAAAATTTCTTAATCCACCTTTCAACTGATAAGGAAGTTCAACAAATTAAAGACAACTAAAGAAATAATCTCCCTGTTCACGAGAAACAGCAGTGATGTCAATGACCAGCAACTCAAAAAATGTTGATCACCAGAGAGCCACTAATATGGTATCCTACAAAAGCTGAATATTGGGGGCTTGATACTTTCTCAAGCCAATTATTGGTTTAGCAAAACATTGGCACTACCAGAAGGGAATTCCCATCTGCTTTCAAAACAGAATTCGTAAGCAATGAGCAAATTCAACTAATTGCTCAAACAAATTGGGTTAATGATCAAGAACCACCAAAAGGGCAGATATGGTAATGTTTAGAAGCTTTTGCTTGCATTAATCCGCTTAAACCACAGAAATTCCATGCCAAAAAGACTGGAATCCTTAAAAAACTCACTGTTCCTTTTGGTGGAAAAGGATAACAAAATTATACCTGATTTacattacaagtcataaacaaGCAAGACGTAATAATAAGAATAGGAAGAACAGTAAATTCATACTATGTACAAAAGATCAATGCAGAAAAACTGAGTATTCCAGAAGAGACCAAGCAAAAGCTGATTTGCCCTATTCTCCATCCCTTCATTTGCAGAACACAACCAAATTGCAACTGTAACTTGCCCACTGACAAAGTTTGGAGTTGTTTTGTTACATTGCCACGCAACTTTCAGCAAGCGCAGTTCTCTAGCACGAACAGAGCTGCATACGGAGATTTATAGGCATATGTTTCTCTCAGGTGCAATTTAGGATCTTCACATTAAAAGCATTCTAGGTAATTTGATAACCATTCTGACAATGAACTAGTGCAGAGATGACTAAAAAGTCACTCTTCTTCACAATGAACTCAATTACAGAAAGAATGCTCGTAGCAAGAAGAGAATTCACATATTTGTAAAGaaagtgaaatttgaaaatgcaCCATAAAATAAATAGAACCAGAAAATTCAGCAAGAAGACAGTAAATGCAGTAAAAagaaacccaaaaagaaaaaaaaacaatattactaagtaataaataaaatttcagGCGATCATCTAAGTTTTTCCTTGCCAGAACTCCTCTTGGCTGCTTCCTTAACCTTCTCAAGATACCCTTCAATAGGAGGTGTCAAAGTAGCCATAAATCGATTCGCCGGAAAGGGGGTCAAATCGGGGACCAAAGCAGCAGCCTTCAGACCCTCAGGTAATGCCTCAATAGCTTCTTTCTTACACCTCAAGAATGCAGACTCAGCAGCCTGTCTAGCTCTATGCTTCCTCATCAGAACCCTGCTATACTCCTTGGCAAGCCTTCTACCATCCTCAACAGTCAACTCATATTTAGGAATCTTGTCGGCATCAACCAAGCCCAGCGTAATCAAATCCAATCCTGGGGTACCCATCAAAAATGGGGAATCAAATtcattcttcattttcttccatttcttccccTGTTCTTCCATTACCTTACTTTTCAGCCCCATCTTTTCTCTCTCGGCTTCCCTAGCTTTTTCCTTAGGCTTCAAGAATCTAATTGGGGAAGTCGAAGCCAAGCACTCGTCGACCaattcatcaaattcggatTTTCTTCTGGGCCCACCATCTTTCTCATTCGAATCACCCGACCCAGTTCCTTTCTTGGTTGTTACCTTCGATCTCTTCAATGGCTGTGCTCCTTTGATTTTAGATTTCCCTTTTGCAGTTCCGCTGACTAAGCATCTTTGCAGAAATTGATAACTCAAAGACTCCAGACAAGCGTATGATGAGCCCAAAGATCTCATTTTTCT
This portion of the Coffea arabica cultivar ET-39 chromosome 2e, Coffea Arabica ET-39 HiFi, whole genome shotgun sequence genome encodes:
- the LOC113733265 gene encoding uncharacterized protein produces the protein MMRIAEARKMRSLGSSYACLESLSYQFLQRCLVSGTAKGKSKIKGAQPLKRSKVTTKKGTGSGDSNEKDGGPRRKSEFDELVDECLASTSPIRFLKPKEKAREAEREKMGLKSKVMEEQGKKWKKMKNEFDSPFLMGTPGLDLITLGLVDADKIPKYELTVEDGRRLAKEYSRVLMRKHRARQAAESAFLRCKKEAIEALPEGLKAAALVPDLTPFPANRFMATLTPPIEGYLEKVKEAAKRSSGKEKLR